The genomic window CGCTGCTGCGGGTAGGCGACAGCGAGAGCGTGGCGCGCTTGATGCGCAATGCCTGCGTTGCCCAATGCAATGACAGCCCAACCCTGGCGGCATTGGCGCATGTGCTGCAGTCCTTGGGGCTGCATGCCGATGCCCTGCGGCTGATGCAGCGCGCCGCCGCACTTGGCTTCAACAACCCGGATTTCCAGTACTTCCTCGGCGTGCAACTGCAGTTCAACGGTGAGCTGGACGCGGCCGAGCAGGCGCTGACGCGCTGCCTGGAACTGCATCCCGGCCATGGCCGCGCCGCATTGACGCGCGCACGACTGCGCCGCTGGCATGCAGACGACAACCACCTCGATGGCCTGCGCAGGCAACTGCAGGTGGCTGCAGCCGATAGCGAAGATGCGGCCGCGATGTGGTTCGCGCTGTACAAGGAACTGGAAGATCTGGGTGAGTTCGCACAAGCCTGGGACGCACTGCGGCAGGGCAATGCGGTGATGTGGCGGCGCCTGCGTCATGACCGGATGGCGGACCGCTCCCAGCACGAGGCGATGGCAAGGCTGGCAGCAGCGGGCACCTTCAACGCGGCCGGCGCAGCGGAACAAGATGACGGCGCGCAGCCGATCTTCATCATCGGCATGCCGCGCTCGGGCACCACGGTACTTGAGCGCATGCTCGGCAATCATTCGCAGATTGCCTCTGCAGGCGAACTGGGTGACTTCGCCCAGCAGCTGCGCTGGGCTGCCGATCAGGCCGGTCGCGCGCTGCTGGATCCGGCCTTGCTGCAGGCGCTGCCAACGCTGGACTACGCCGCGGTTGGCGAGGGGTATCTCCGGCAGACGCGTTGGCGTTTGAATGGCCAACGGCGCTTCATCGACAAGCTGCCGCCCAACTACCTGCTGGCCGGCCCCATCGCGCGCGCGATGCCACAGGCGGTGATCGTCTACGTCAGGCGCGATCCGATGGCGGTGTGTTTCTCCAATTACCGCGCCATGTTTGGTGATTCCTATGGCTACAGCTATGACTTCGACGCCCTGGCTGCGCACCACGCGGCGCATGCGCAGCTGATGCAGGCCTGGCAGCAGCATCTGCCCAGGCGCGTGCTGGAGATCGACTACGAAGCGATGGTGGCCGACCCCGATGCAGCGCTTGCACGGGTGCTGGAAAGCTGTGGCCTGGCGCCTGAGCAGGGTGGCAGCGACCTGACCCGCAATGCCGCAGCGACCGCGACCTTGAGCAGCGTGCAGGTGCGCGAGCCGGTGCACGCGCGCAACGTCGAGGAGTGGCGGCGCTATGCCGACCAACTTGCGCCACTGCACGAACGGCTACAGGCGGGCGGATGAAACAAGAGCGGCCGTAGCCGCTCCTGTTCCCCTTTCCATTTCCTCTTTTCGTTGCCGGATGACGTTACTGGCTGCGACCAAACCGCCAGTTCATCTCCAGCATGTACGAGCGGCCATAGCCGTTGTAGTTGAAGATGTTGTAGTACGGATAGCTGGTATAGGTGCGATCACGCGGTGGCCGCTCGCCGGTGAGGTTGTTGGCGGTGACGCTCAGTGAGACATCGTCAGTCACCGCATAGTCCACGGTCAGGTTGAAGGTGGTCCATGCCTTGACCTTGCCGGCATCATCAGCGGCATAGCCCTGGGTGGTGTCCTGCGCGGCGAAGTTGGGCGTGCGCCCGTAGCGGATGCCGTACAAGGTGGTGGTCCAGTCACCCATCTGCCAGCCCAGCGTGCCGCTGAAGATGTTCTTGAACTCGGAGGAGTAGTACGGATCGCGCAGCAGATCGATCACCGGGTCCTCCGGGTACTGCTGGCTTTCGTGCTTGAGGGTGACGTTGTAGCGGGCGCCCAGCATGAAGCTGCCCCAGCTGTCGGTGGCCCAGCGATAGTCCAGGTTGGCGGTGACGCCGCTGACGTCTTCCTTGGCGACGTTGATCGGGTTTACCGCCACCGTGTTGATCTGGTTCGGCTGGGGTGCATTGGGCCCGGCGCGGCCGATGCGTTGCAGGGCATCAACGCAGGTGGGCGAGCTGGCATCAAGCTGGCCTTGCCGGCATGCCGATTCATTGCGCAGCAGCAGGTCCAGGTCGAGGTCGGCGACCTTGTTGTCGATCTTGATACGGTAATAGTCGGCGCTGACCGTGAAGCTGCTGTTGGGTGACCAGACCACGCCGCCGCCCCAGGATTTGGCGGTGATCGATTTCAGGTCGCCATTGCCGGAGCGTGAGCCGCGCACCTGCTCATCGTTGAGCGTGCATTGGCTGATCGGCACGCCCGGCTGCTCGGTGGCGCAGCGGTAGTAATCCGGCACGAACGTATAGAAGCCGCTGTCGCCGGCAAATACGTAGGCCATGTCCGGCGACTTGAACGCGGTGGCGTAGTTGGCGCGGAACAGCAGCGCATCTATCGGGCGGAACTCCAGCGCGGCCTTGTAGGTGGCGCGT from Stenotrophomonas nitritireducens includes these protein-coding regions:
- a CDS encoding tetratricopeptide repeat-containing sulfotransferase family protein, whose product is MDTGASWQSAQAALARRDMPEARRHLLAVLAQQPAHAYARVMLAGTVLAQGRLREAVQQLQQAAAIDYRDPALLLRVAQALLRVGDSESVARLMRNACVAQCNDSPTLAALAHVLQSLGLHADALRLMQRAAALGFNNPDFQYFLGVQLQFNGELDAAEQALTRCLELHPGHGRAALTRARLRRWHADDNHLDGLRRQLQVAAADSEDAAAMWFALYKELEDLGEFAQAWDALRQGNAVMWRRLRHDRMADRSQHEAMARLAAAGTFNAAGAAEQDDGAQPIFIIGMPRSGTTVLERMLGNHSQIASAGELGDFAQQLRWAADQAGRALLDPALLQALPTLDYAAVGEGYLRQTRWRLNGQRRFIDKLPPNYLLAGPIARAMPQAVIVYVRRDPMAVCFSNYRAMFGDSYGYSYDFDALAAHHAAHAQLMQAWQQHLPRRVLEIDYEAMVADPDAALARVLESCGLAPEQGGSDLTRNAAATATLSSVQVREPVHARNVEEWRRYADQLAPLHERLQAGG